The DNA sequence ACCCCCGTTATCTGTCTGAGCAGGCCTGGTACAACAGTCTGGCGGTCAACCTGCACCCGGCGTTTTTCGCCGCCCAGACGATCCAGCCCCTGATGGCCCGGCAGGGCGGCGGGGTGATCATCAATTTCAGTTCCATCAACGCTCTGTTCGGGCCGAGCAAGCTGCCCAGTTACAACACCGCCAAGGCGGCCCTGCTGGGGCTGACCAAGTCCCTGGCCCGGGATTTCGGCTCGGACAAGATCCGGGTGAACGCGATTGTGCCCGGCTGGGTGATCACAGAGCGCCAGCTCAACAAGTGGCTCACGCCGGAGGCGGAAGCCTGGTGGATGGATCAGGTGTGCCTGAAGGAGCGGATTCTGCCGGAAGATGTCGCCAACTTGACCCTGTTTCTCGCCTCGGACGACGCCCGGATGATCACCGGCCAGAAGTTCGTGATCGACGGTGGGCGGTTGTAGTTTGGCAAGCAGCGGATGCGCTTTGCTTATCCGCCCTACGGATGCCGCATCCGCCGCTCACCAACCTAACCATCCGCCGTAAACACACCCAATTCCCACTTTTCCCCCTGAAATCCCTACATCGGCACTCGCAGTCGATGCGGATTATCCGCATAATAGCCGCTCGAAAAATTCCGGCGGAATCCGTGCATTCATCGGCAATACTCTTCGGCGTACCTCCCAATAGAACGCAGGGCGGCGAAGCGGGCGTAGGGGCGTCCACACCGCACCCGCCGGACAATAATCACATAATA is a window from the Marinimicrobium koreense genome containing:
- a CDS encoding SDR family NAD(P)-dependent oxidoreductase, which encodes MTEYTRYASLAHRSVFITGGATGIGACLVEAFAAQGSNVAFVDLNEEAGNELAERVRAEHDAQVVFRRCDVTRIDELRAAIRALADQCGDFTVLVNNVANDQRYDPRYLSEQAWYNSLAVNLHPAFFAAQTIQPLMARQGGGVIINFSSINALFGPSKLPSYNTAKAALLGLTKSLARDFGSDKIRVNAIVPGWVITERQLNKWLTPEAEAWWMDQVCLKERILPEDVANLTLFLASDDARMITGQKFVIDGGRL